A genomic window from Micromonospora violae includes:
- a CDS encoding ATP-dependent endonuclease: protein MYVKTFRVKNFRRLRDVRIDLDPETTVFVGANNSGKTSAAQVFRLFLGAEKERFRLYDFTADCWAEFDAFDAASDDPHERLPRIVLDIWLDLNGDDDNLHRVVDFLPNLSWDSGLVGIRLSYMPRNAKALIENFEEYRNRALAVERPEGSNYEPWPRSLTDYLSRELRHEYEITYAILDASHCDERLEPIAGYDPYTAPGNASRLGVKLDSLIKVDFLDAQRHLVDGDSRGRAEDLSRKLSGFYARNLEQRENDLAAVAAIADSERHLNEHFAKVFESTLDKLADLGYPGFAHPRLVVKAAFNAQSVLNSGARVHYALPAADGSMDAAERTLPDQYNGLGFKNLIYMVVEVLDFHHRWIDAEGERPPIHLVFIEEPEAHLHTQLQQVFIRKIREILPHVEPAFVTQMIVTTHSAHVIYEKSFEPIRYFKRTGVDGNVHHTDVKDLMTFRETAEVDTRQFLRQYLKLTHCDLFFADAAILVEGNVERLLLPLIIQKAAPELQSSHLTILEVGGAYAHKFQELINFLELPALVITDVDSVRGPNPAAATTDSADVPAARSSCMTTQAGAVTSNETLASWIPRMRLIDQLLDADEATKSPLTAAGTPGCIRVAYQTRRPITWGEHQAALAGRTFEEAFAMENLAWCQDEAQADLRLRVAGAAAMTLDCIHEEIHKRVKSFDKTDFALALITKDHKQWTAPQYIADGLYWLRDRITVVAPETAPLTSIEAEVGE from the coding sequence GTGTACGTCAAGACGTTCCGCGTGAAGAACTTCCGGCGGCTGCGCGACGTCAGGATCGATCTGGACCCCGAGACGACGGTTTTCGTTGGCGCGAACAATAGTGGGAAGACCTCGGCCGCCCAAGTATTCCGACTGTTCCTTGGTGCCGAGAAAGAGCGGTTCCGGCTCTACGACTTCACTGCCGACTGCTGGGCGGAGTTCGACGCGTTCGACGCGGCTTCGGATGATCCCCACGAGCGACTTCCGCGCATCGTTTTGGACATTTGGCTCGACCTGAACGGTGATGATGACAACCTGCACCGCGTGGTCGACTTCCTACCCAATCTGAGTTGGGATTCCGGCCTGGTGGGGATCCGCCTCTCGTACATGCCCAGGAACGCCAAGGCCCTCATCGAGAACTTCGAGGAGTACCGCAACAGGGCGCTGGCCGTCGAACGCCCAGAGGGTTCCAACTACGAACCATGGCCGCGGTCGCTGACTGACTATCTAAGCCGGGAACTGCGGCACGAGTACGAGATCACATACGCGATCTTGGACGCCAGCCACTGCGACGAGCGGCTTGAGCCGATTGCGGGATACGACCCGTACACTGCGCCCGGCAACGCGAGCCGCCTCGGCGTCAAGCTCGACTCGTTGATCAAAGTTGACTTCCTTGACGCTCAGCGTCACCTGGTCGACGGCGACAGCCGGGGTCGAGCCGAAGACCTGTCTCGCAAGTTGAGCGGCTTCTACGCCCGCAATCTCGAACAGCGGGAGAATGATCTCGCGGCCGTCGCGGCAATCGCGGACTCGGAACGCCACCTTAACGAACACTTCGCGAAAGTCTTTGAGTCGACCTTGGACAAGCTTGCCGACCTCGGCTATCCAGGCTTCGCCCATCCGCGGTTGGTCGTGAAGGCTGCCTTCAACGCCCAGAGCGTCCTCAACAGCGGTGCCCGGGTTCACTACGCTCTACCTGCGGCCGACGGCTCGATGGATGCAGCTGAGCGAACGCTGCCCGACCAGTACAACGGACTCGGCTTCAAGAACCTGATCTATATGGTCGTCGAGGTTTTGGACTTTCACCATCGATGGATCGACGCCGAAGGTGAACGGCCCCCAATCCACCTAGTGTTCATCGAGGAACCTGAGGCGCATCTGCACACTCAACTGCAACAAGTGTTCATCCGTAAAATCCGTGAAATCCTTCCCCATGTTGAGCCTGCTTTCGTCACTCAAATGATCGTCACAACACACTCCGCTCACGTCATTTACGAAAAGTCGTTTGAGCCAATTCGATACTTCAAGCGGACCGGCGTCGACGGCAATGTCCATCACACCGACGTGAAGGATCTGATGACATTCCGGGAGACGGCGGAGGTCGATACGAGGCAGTTCCTTCGGCAGTACCTGAAGCTGACTCACTGCGACCTGTTCTTCGCTGACGCTGCGATTCTGGTCGAGGGCAATGTCGAAAGGCTCCTGCTGCCACTGATCATTCAGAAGGCGGCGCCTGAGCTTCAGTCAAGCCACCTCACGATCCTTGAGGTCGGCGGGGCCTATGCCCACAAGTTCCAGGAACTGATCAACTTCCTGGAACTTCCCGCACTGGTCATCACCGACGTCGACAGCGTGCGAGGGCCGAACCCCGCCGCTGCTACGACCGACTCAGCCGACGTGCCTGCAGCTAGGTCGTCGTGTATGACGACGCAGGCGGGCGCGGTTACGAGCAACGAAACCCTGGCCTCATGGATTCCCCGTATGCGGCTGATCGATCAGCTTCTCGATGCGGACGAGGCTACGAAGTCCCCGTTGACCGCTGCCGGCACTCCGGGATGCATCCGGGTCGCATACCAAACCCGCCGGCCGATCACGTGGGGTGAGCACCAGGCAGCCTTAGCTGGTCGCACCTTCGAGGAAGCATTCGCCATGGAGAACCTCGCGTGGTGCCAGGATGAGGCACAGGCCGATCTCCGGCTCCGCGTTGCGGGAGCAGCGGCGATGACGTTGGACTGCATACACGAGGAAATCCACAAGCGCGTCAAGTCGTTCGACAAGACCGACTTCGCCCTCGCACTCATCACCAAGGACCACAAACAATGGACTGCGCCGCAGTACATTGCAGACGGTCTCTACTGGCTACGAGACCGGATAACTGTCGTCGCGCCCGAAACCGCACCCTTGACTTCGATCGAAGCCGAGGTCGGTGAATGA
- a CDS encoding UvrD-helicase domain-containing protein: MTRRIDAQDTDADRRIRDVLGSKGKAGFIVTAGAGSGKTTSLVKALAHVTATRRAQLRARTQRIACITYTEVAVAEIHGDVQDDPLVYVSTIHSFLWEAIAPFQSDIGAWIKRQLTAKLDELSGKIEKAKTPAKRDTMTQDWTRYQRQLAALRSVRKFTYSVGPDYGRGQIGHADVLKMVPRMLIEQPLLAKVIATRFPIVFVDESQDTEANVVASLIHTYKTVKSDFCLGFFGDPMQQIYPTGIGQVPAEPDWALINKPENFRSSRRVLEVVNRVRAGADGNKQTPGRPDALTPDGDAYFIVLPTDADRVASMDAVRRWLAHRTSNDAWAADGPDGVKILVAMHKLAARRLGFADLHAAFHPKNPPALATAFIEGTAWPITPFANVILPLCDPSNDHATLRILRKHSALIRDDLTGAGVVRERLTSARKAVTDLRDLVAAGGPGSVGKTLRFAHHTKLIDPVPQLARYLDPDGPHGDQVLSEKAREILDAFMTCDVRELQGYLRYVSRQSPYSTQHATKGAEFPRVIVLLDDSEGVLPAYSYDKLLGLTALSQTDRENKANGKDTTVERSRRLLYVCVSRAREELAVIVYADNVEAAILSLKVSGLADEPLTLSDLASVRGAYPSIP; the protein is encoded by the coding sequence ATGACCCGCCGGATCGATGCCCAAGACACGGACGCCGATCGACGGATCCGCGACGTCCTCGGCAGCAAGGGCAAAGCCGGGTTCATCGTTACCGCCGGGGCGGGTTCCGGCAAGACCACCTCACTCGTCAAGGCGCTCGCTCATGTGACAGCAACCCGCCGTGCCCAGCTCCGAGCGCGCACCCAGCGGATAGCCTGCATCACCTACACCGAGGTCGCCGTAGCCGAGATCCACGGCGATGTCCAAGACGACCCTCTGGTCTATGTATCGACGATTCATAGCTTCCTCTGGGAAGCCATCGCACCGTTCCAGTCCGACATCGGTGCCTGGATCAAACGCCAACTCACAGCCAAGCTCGACGAGCTTAGCGGCAAGATCGAGAAGGCGAAGACACCCGCCAAGCGTGACACGATGACCCAAGACTGGACTCGCTACCAACGTCAGCTAGCCGCGCTCCGCTCGGTCCGCAAGTTCACATATAGCGTCGGGCCCGACTACGGCAGGGGGCAGATCGGCCACGCGGATGTCCTCAAGATGGTTCCGCGGATGCTCATCGAGCAACCGCTGCTAGCAAAGGTCATCGCAACGCGCTTCCCGATCGTCTTCGTCGACGAAAGCCAAGATACAGAGGCGAACGTCGTCGCAAGCCTCATCCACACGTACAAAACCGTCAAGAGCGATTTCTGCCTGGGATTCTTCGGCGACCCGATGCAGCAGATCTACCCCACGGGCATCGGCCAGGTACCGGCCGAACCGGATTGGGCACTGATCAACAAGCCCGAAAATTTCCGCTCCTCGCGCCGCGTGCTCGAGGTCGTGAACCGGGTGCGAGCCGGCGCCGACGGGAACAAGCAGACACCGGGCCGACCTGATGCCCTCACCCCAGATGGAGACGCATACTTCATTGTTCTACCTACCGACGCCGACCGTGTCGCCAGCATGGACGCCGTACGCCGCTGGCTCGCGCACCGCACCTCGAACGACGCCTGGGCCGCCGACGGGCCCGACGGTGTGAAGATCCTCGTCGCCATGCATAAGCTCGCGGCCCGGCGACTCGGCTTCGCCGACCTGCACGCGGCGTTCCACCCGAAGAACCCGCCCGCACTGGCCACCGCGTTCATCGAAGGCACAGCCTGGCCCATCACGCCGTTCGCCAACGTGATCCTTCCCCTGTGCGACCCCTCGAACGACCACGCCACGCTCCGTATCCTGCGCAAGCACAGTGCTCTGATCCGCGACGACCTCACCGGAGCCGGTGTCGTGCGGGAGCGACTAACGTCCGCGCGCAAAGCCGTGACTGATCTACGCGACCTCGTCGCCGCCGGCGGCCCCGGCTCTGTCGGGAAGACGCTACGGTTCGCGCACCACACCAAGCTCATCGACCCGGTTCCGCAACTCGCCCGCTACCTGGACCCCGACGGACCCCACGGCGACCAGGTCTTGTCCGAAAAGGCCCGAGAAATCCTCGACGCGTTTATGACCTGCGACGTGCGGGAGCTCCAGGGCTATCTTCGCTATGTCAGCCGTCAGTCGCCTTACTCGACGCAACACGCGACGAAAGGTGCCGAGTTCCCGCGGGTCATCGTCCTGTTGGACGACTCCGAAGGAGTCCTGCCGGCATACTCCTACGACAAACTCCTCGGACTCACTGCACTGTCGCAAACTGACCGCGAGAACAAGGCGAACGGCAAAGACACCACCGTCGAACGAAGCCGGCGCTTGCTGTACGTCTGCGTCTCACGCGCCCGGGAGGAACTCGCCGTCATCGTCTACGCGGACAACGTCGAAGCCGCGATTCTGTCCCTCAAGGTGTCCGGCCTAGCAGACGAACCACTGACTCTGAGCGACCTCGCCAGCGTACGTGGCGCGTATCCCAGCATCCCATAG
- a CDS encoding 3'-5' exonuclease, which produces MNTLAVALTREGLEVGHDGVALTIRGTDPAGLWETIRHLADETPPDPPVLAAAVPNKASDKYDQYLTDDLLTIAYAARALDVPEAWHALRSMAAMPRPEQASVLATETMNHDRSNAPPTPRPAPDRSAAQPVIRPLAQLGQTPFAVVDLETTGFASHRGDRIIEVAVVRLSPAGQIEHRWTTLINPGRDPGPTRVHGLTAADLALAPRFSDIAGELANQLRGAIVVAHNSRYDLSFLDAEFHQLGYPAPAWPALCTLSMSHRYGGGATRRLADLCIAEDIPLQAAHSALGDATATAQLLKKYLNRARQAGVTALAELGCRPLELPLTWTAPTGDGATLARPSTGVATVRASPASASVLPA; this is translated from the coding sequence ATGAACACCCTCGCCGTAGCCCTCACACGAGAAGGACTAGAGGTCGGCCACGACGGCGTCGCCCTGACCATCCGAGGCACCGACCCTGCCGGGCTATGGGAAACCATCAGGCACCTCGCCGACGAGACGCCACCCGACCCTCCGGTACTCGCCGCAGCGGTGCCGAACAAGGCGTCAGACAAATACGACCAGTACCTGACGGACGATCTGCTCACCATCGCCTACGCAGCGCGGGCCCTCGACGTACCAGAAGCCTGGCACGCGCTGCGGTCGATGGCCGCAATGCCCCGCCCCGAGCAAGCCTCTGTGCTCGCCACCGAGACCATGAACCACGATCGCAGCAACGCACCGCCCACACCCCGCCCCGCACCTGACCGATCAGCAGCACAGCCTGTTATACGGCCGCTGGCTCAGCTCGGACAGACACCCTTCGCGGTCGTCGACCTGGAAACCACCGGCTTCGCCTCACACCGAGGCGACCGGATCATCGAAGTCGCGGTCGTACGACTGTCTCCCGCTGGACAGATCGAACATCGATGGACCACCCTGATCAACCCCGGCCGAGACCCAGGACCCACCCGCGTACACGGCCTCACCGCCGCCGACCTTGCCCTCGCTCCGCGTTTCAGTGACATCGCCGGCGAACTCGCCAACCAGTTGCGCGGCGCCATCGTCGTTGCGCACAACTCACGCTACGACCTCAGCTTCCTCGACGCCGAGTTCCACCAGCTCGGCTACCCCGCCCCGGCCTGGCCCGCACTCTGCACCCTCAGCATGTCCCACCGGTATGGCGGCGGGGCAACCCGCCGACTCGCAGATCTCTGCATTGCCGAAGACATTCCCTTACAAGCAGCGCACTCCGCGCTCGGCGACGCAACGGCCACCGCACAGCTACTCAAGAAGTACCTGAACCGCGCCCGGCAAGCCGGCGTCACCGCCCTCGCCGAACTCGGCTGCCGTCCACTCGAACTCCCTCTCACTTGGACAGCGCCGACCGGCGACGGCGCTACCCTGGCGCGTCCGTCGACTGGCGTCGCCACGGTACGTGCAAGCCCGGCCTCCGCATCAGTCTTGCCGGCGTAG